One Candidatus Bathyarchaeota archaeon genomic window, GCGCGCGAAATTTAGATTGCCCTCCCTTAGCGTTGAGTTTCTTTTCACGGTAATCTTATATGGACTTAACGAATTTTATCAGCACAGGAGGAGCATGCAATGAGCGTTGCAATAGTCGGAGTGGGGCAAACCCCGTTTCGTAGAAGTTGTGGGATAAACATCCGAGAGTTATGCTTCAAGGCTTTCAGGGACGCTCTAGAAGACATCAATCTCGCGCCTAAGGAAATAGACGCCTCTATAATTTGCTCCGCTCCAGAGTATGATAAACAGAGAAGCCCGGCAGGGCTGATATCTGAATATCTCGGTCTAACCCCCAAGCCAACATTTTACGCCGAGTCTATTTGTTCTTCAAGCAGTACTGGAGTAAAAGTCGGGTACGGCTTCATAAAATCCAAACTTCACGACATAGTTGCAATAATTGGTTTCCAAAAGATGTCAGAAATATCCTCAGCAGAGGTGCAAGAACGGATGGGTAGAGGTGCAGACATCCAGTGGGAGTCACCTTTCGGCGCCATGATGCCGGCTGGTTATGCAATGTTTGCCCACGCCCATATGCAAGAATATGGAACCACCGAAGAGCAACTGGCGAAGGTTAAGGTTAAAAGCAGTAAATACTCGTTCTCAAACCCTCTGGCCATGTATCGAAGAGTGATAACATTGGAAGAATGTTTGAAAGCCAGAGTTATAGCAAGCCCGCTAAAGATGTTTGATTGTTGCGCAAACGCCGATGGTGCTTCATGCGTGATTATGGCAAGTGAAGAAAAAGCCAAGAAGATAACGGACACCCCAGTTTGGGTGGCAGGAATAGGCGCTGCAAGCGACACCTTGTCCACCACAGCTAGAACCAATTTGAACGGTCTTACCTGCGCGATAGATGCTGGAACGCAGGCCTACAAGATGGCTCATATAGAACCCGAGGATGTGGATGTGGCGGAAGTGCATGACTGTTTTACGATAGCCGAGATAATGGCATATGAAAACCTTGGGTTTTGCAAACCTGGCGAGGGTGGCAAGTTAATAGAAGAATCGCAAACGTACATAGGGGGCAAAATCCCTGTGAATGTGGACGGAGGATTGCTATCCAAGGGGCATCCGATAGGTGCAACCGGGGGTTCACAGATCAGAACGATTGTGTTCCAGCTCCAAGGGAGAGCTGGAAAAACCCAAGTAGACGGTGCTGAGGTCGGCCTAGTTCATAACATTGGGGGGATTGGGTTGTACGGAAATGTGACGATACTGCGAAGGTGATCTTTGTGAGTTTTGACAAATTTGGGAAGATGAGTTACGTTTCAGAGACTAAGGTAGCGGATTTTGTGAAGTATTTAGAGGAAGGGAAGATCATGGCAACTAGGTGCATTAGATGCGGGAAGCTCTACTTTCCTCCTAGGGCTGATTGTCCGGACGATCTGTCAGTGGATATGACTTGGCAGGAGTTAAGTGGAAGATGTAAGCTGCTCACATACACTACGGCTCATTTCGCACCGGTCGGCTTCAAGGATGATTTACCTTATACCCTTGCCCTAGCACAATGTGAAGAAGGCGTGAAAGTATTTGCGCTTTTCAGCAAAGACTTAAATGAAAACGAAATCCACATCGGCATGGATCTCAGACTCACGCCACTGCCGTTACCCAATGGCAGAATCACCTACGAGCTAAAAAAGGTATGAGTTCCAATTAATTGACGCAAGGACTAGGTGCTTACATGAGCGCACATGGATCAATAAAGTTCGGCGTTGAAGGCCCTAACTATCCTTGGGAAGCCATACGCGATACTGCCTTGTTGGCAGAGAAAATCGGATTCGACTCCTTTTGGATGCCTGATCACCTAGTGGCTACCGGGGTTAAGCGTTGGGATGCTCTACACGCTTGGAGCACCCTTTGTTCCCTTGCAGTGCAAACAAAAAGAATCAAGCTGGCTACTGGTGTGAGCGACACACACCGGCATCATCCTGCTGCTTTAGCTCAAATGGCAGCAACTTGTGATGTCTTATCAGACGGCCGGGCAATACTTGGGATAGGCATAGGTGAGGCAATGAACCTGGTGCCTTTTGGCATCCCTTACGACAAGCCGGTGGGAAGAACGATTGAGGCTATCCAGATTATCCGAAGATTGTTTACAGAGGATTTTGTTGATTTCAAAGGAAAGTACTACGAGCTAGAGAAAGGCTTCCTACGGCCTAGACCCGCGGTGCCAATTTCAGAAACCAAGTATCGGTCTACTGTTCCAATTTTCATTGCTGCAAGTTCGCCTAGAACTATGAAGGTAACAGCTCGATACGGCGACGGATGGCTGCCTGCAAACTTAGTGCCTGAAGAGTACAAAAATAACCTCGAAAAGATACGAGCAACAGCAAAAAAGTATGAGCGAGATCCTTCGAGTATAGAGCCTGCTCATTTCATGTACGTAGTAGTTGCTAAGGACGCAGAGACCGCTAGGAAGGCTATGATGTTGACTGGTAAGATGATGTTACTGTCAAGACCGAGGATACTTGAAAAGATCGGGTTCCAACCTCCTACCTATGACTTTGAAATGACGTTTAAACTTGTTTTTCCAAGGGATGGGAAATCTTGGCTGGCGAAGTCTATGGAGTTACCGGATGAGGTTGTTGAAAAGTCACCCTTCCTCTTTGGGACGCCTGATGATGTCATAGACAAACTTGACAAATTTGTTAAAGCTGGTTGTCGTCACTTTGTGATGAATTTTCAGGTCTCACCAAGGATTCTGAAGGAGACCTGCCAGCTTTTCGCGGAAAAAGTCTTACCCCACTTCAAGGAGAAGTAAGCATTCCTGAAGAGGAACACCCCTAGGTTAACACGATCCTCATGTAGGCTCCATGGCAACCGATAGAATCGACAAAGAGAAGATTTGAACAAAAGCAAACATGGCGAATTAGCCTTGTGCGCGCTAAGATTTTCTTCATCCTCTATCTTTCAATCTGAGAAAAACCTTGGGGACCTTCAGTCACGATTACTCGAGTTTGGCACCGCATCGTAGACAGTATGTAGATTTTTCTGGGAGGTATTCTACGCCACACTTGTTGCACTTACGCATGTATGGTCCGTAGGGAATCCTTGGGTCCCCTCCTTCGGCGATGAAGGAGCGGATTTTTTCCATTTCGACCTTTCTCTTTTGTTTGAAGGCCCATAAGCCTTCGGTGGGCTCCATTGACCCTATGTTGAGGGCAAACCAGGCCTTTCCATGTTCCCATGTGAGACGCCAGATTAGTTCTTTCCACCAGTTATGCTGAACCTTAAAATACCAGAGGCTGGATGGAGACAGATTTTTCATCCTATCGATGTACTCTTTTACCTTGTCGTCTAGTTTATCTTTAGGTACTACATCGTTTACTACACCGTACTTGAGGGCATCTTCCGCGTTTATCTGTGAACTTAGGAGAACCATTTCTGCCGACTTTTTTATGCTCATATGTAGGGGAAGCCATTGAGACAGTCCCCCGATAGAGGTCATACCCACCCTGGGACCAGGCGAGATGAATCTTGCATGGTCCGCTGCAATCGCAAGATCACAACAGGTCACAAACTCCCAGCCACCCCCTGCCACCGCACCATTTACTCGGGCGATAACCGGTTTGCCACAGTGCATTATCAAGTCAAAAACTCTACCGTAATATTCTCCCCACTCCCAAAACTTCCAAGGTTTTCTATTGTATATCTCCGCGTACTCGTGTACGTTCCCGCCAGTGCAAAAAGCCTTGTCACCTACACCGGTCATTATTATGAACTGTACAGAATCGTCTCCCATAGCCCTCTCGTAACCGGCACATATTTCCTTGAGTGTCCCTAGAACGTACGAATTCATCTCCCCAAGGTTGTCAATGGCAATACACGCAGTGTAATCGTACCAATTAGGGTCGTATTTGACAGTTCGCCAGTTTTTTGGGTCCTCAGCTGGATACCAGTCGTATTCTCTTTCTGCCACGTTTATCACATCAACCGGAATTACTTTCCAAATATATTTAAGACTTATTGGAGATGAGAGTTATATCAAGAACTATGCTCAAAGTGGAAACATGGACACGCAGAAAATAGTTAAACATCTAAAACAGATAGTGAAACCAGAACAGATCCTCACAGACCCTGAAGACCTCTACGTATATTCTTTTGAAAAGATTTTTGAGGAACAAAACCCTGTGCCAGATATGGTTGTTAAGACTCCTTCATCTGAAGAAGCTCAAAAAATTCTTGAACTCGCTGGAAAGGGGTGCTTCACAGTTGTCAAAAGAGGTGAGATGATTAGTCGTCAACGCGTAGAGAAGCCATTGCTCTTACTGGATGATGTTCCCACTCCGGAGCTGAAAATGATCTCGTCAAAAAAAGGCGAGATAATCGAAATTTTAAAGGAAATTCGTGAGAGCGGATA contains:
- a CDS encoding thiolase domain-containing protein, encoding MSVAIVGVGQTPFRRSCGINIRELCFKAFRDALEDINLAPKEIDASIICSAPEYDKQRSPAGLISEYLGLTPKPTFYAESICSSSSTGVKVGYGFIKSKLHDIVAIIGFQKMSEISSAEVQERMGRGADIQWESPFGAMMPAGYAMFAHAHMQEYGTTEEQLAKVKVKSSKYSFSNPLAMYRRVITLEECLKARVIASPLKMFDCCANADGASCVIMASEEKAKKITDTPVWVAGIGAASDTLSTTARTNLNGLTCAIDAGTQAYKMAHIEPEDVDVAEVHDCFTIAEIMAYENLGFCKPGEGGKLIEESQTYIGGKIPVNVDGGLLSKGHPIGATGGSQIRTIVFQLQGRAGKTQVDGAEVGLVHNIGGIGLYGNVTILRR
- a CDS encoding LLM class flavin-dependent oxidoreductase, whose protein sequence is MSAHGSIKFGVEGPNYPWEAIRDTALLAEKIGFDSFWMPDHLVATGVKRWDALHAWSTLCSLAVQTKRIKLATGVSDTHRHHPAALAQMAATCDVLSDGRAILGIGIGEAMNLVPFGIPYDKPVGRTIEAIQIIRRLFTEDFVDFKGKYYELEKGFLRPRPAVPISETKYRSTVPIFIAASSPRTMKVTARYGDGWLPANLVPEEYKNNLEKIRATAKKYERDPSSIEPAHFMYVVVAKDAETARKAMMLTGKMMLLSRPRILEKIGFQPPTYDFEMTFKLVFPRDGKSWLAKSMELPDEVVEKSPFLFGTPDDVIDKLDKFVKAGCRHFVMNFQVSPRILKETCQLFAEKVLPHFKEK
- a CDS encoding Zn-ribbon domain-containing OB-fold protein produces the protein MSFDKFGKMSYVSETKVADFVKYLEEGKIMATRCIRCGKLYFPPRADCPDDLSVDMTWQELSGRCKLLTYTTAHFAPVGFKDDLPYTLALAQCEEGVKVFALFSKDLNENEIHIGMDLRLTPLPLPNGRITYELKKV